A stretch of Aphelocoma coerulescens isolate FSJ_1873_10779 unplaced genomic scaffold, UR_Acoe_1.0 HiC_scaffold_77, whole genome shotgun sequence DNA encodes these proteins:
- the LOC138102520 gene encoding serine/threonine-protein kinase pim-1-like, which yields MKSHFIPYGPPPAPGRAVPFPAPGVPPRSRLRPALAVLAVALPGGHRCPGLGRHRHPLAPPVPSPAPAPAPPSAPGPAPPGTRGGHPGRGCSRRLLRCGFPGPSSAARQRGRRPRAAGVPFGWGCPGRGGRGAVGEEDEDEDEDDEDDEDDEDDEKDEEDEDEDEDEDEEGGEGEGGRRRAEGEEAGARRGGRRAQPAAAPCSQVALKCVPRDRVRHWGELPDGARAPLEIVLLDKVSTGFRGVIRLLEWVELPSSFLLVLERPERCQGLSGLLAERRFLPEEEARGLFGQVLEAVRHCTSCGVLHRDIKPENILLDLATRQLKLIDFGCGAFLQDTAYTQFAGTLLYSPPEWIHHHRYHGEAATIWSLGLLLYHLVVGKHPFRRGQEIIWGRILFPRWLSPECQNVLKRCLSMQPLDRPSLEELFSAPWLQGVHVP from the exons gcccgcccccggccccgggcagggccgTCCCCTTCCCggccccgggcgtcccgccgcggtctcgcctccgcccggctctcgccgtcctggctgtggcgctgccggGCGGGCATCGGTGCCCGGGGCTGGGGCGGCATCGCCACCCTTTGGCTCCGCCTGTCccgagcccggccccggccccggctccgccctcggctccgggcccggctcctcccgggaccCGCGGAGGACACCCGGGGCGCGgctgctcccgccgcctcctccgCTGCGGCTTCCCCGgcccgagctccgccgctcggcagcgcggccgccggccccgagccgccggtgtccCGTTCGGATGGGGatgcccgggccggggcggtcGGGGGGCGGTCggggaggaggacgaggacgaggacgaggacgacgaGGACGACGAGGACGACGAGGACGACGAGAaagacgaggaggacgaggacgaggacgaggacgaggacgaggagggcggagaaggagaaggagg gaggaggagggcggagggggaggaggccggggcgcggcggggcgggcggcgagctcagcccgctgctgcCCCTTGCTCGCAGGTGGCCCTCAAATGCGTGCCGCGGGACCGCGTCCGGCactggggcgagctg cccgacgGCGCCCGTGCGCccctggagatcgtgctgctggacaaggtgtccactGGGTTCCGTGGTGTCATCCGGCTCCTGGAGTGGGTTGAGCTGCCCAGCAGCTTCTTGCTGGTGCTGGAGCGTCCGGAGCGGTGTCAGGGCCTGTCGGGTTTGCTGGCGGAGCGGAGGTTCCTGCCCGAGGAGGAGGCGCGGGGGCTGTTcggccaggtgctggaggccgtgcggcactgcaccagctgcggggtcctgcaccgggacatcaagcccgAGAACATCCTGCTCGACCTGGCCACCAGGCAGCTGAAACTGATCGACTTTGGCTGCGGCGCCTTTCTCCAGGACACAGCCTACACTCAGTTTGCAG GAACCCTgttgtacagcccacccgagtggatccaCCACCACCGctaccacggcgaggcagcgacgaTCTGGTCCCTGGGCCTCCTGCTGTACCACCTGGTGGTGGGGAAGCACCCGTTCAGGAGGGGCCAGGAGATCATCTGGGGGCGGATCCTGTTCCCACGATGGCTCTCTCCCG aatg ccagaatgttcttaagaggtgcttgtccatgcagcccttggacaggccgtccttggaagagctcttcagtgccccttggctgcagggtgttcatgtgccctag